One Desulfatitalea tepidiphila genomic region harbors:
- a CDS encoding GNAT family N-acetyltransferase: protein MKIIIKYGIENIDWVALCEIFRLAPLGTREPNKLKEAAKNSHTVCSAYLDHAIIGFGRAISDSQYQSAIYDVVVLPEFQNQGVGKSIMEALLSKLPKGGPVLIYVAPGKQDFYRKFGFGNLKTGMGLFPNPVMSRENGYLE, encoded by the coding sequence ATGAAGATCATCATAAAATACGGAATTGAAAATATCGATTGGGTAGCATTGTGCGAGATATTTAGGCTTGCACCCCTCGGTACACGTGAACCAAATAAGTTAAAAGAAGCAGCAAAAAATAGCCATACTGTTTGTTCTGCATATCTTGATCATGCAATCATTGGTTTTGGTCGTGCGATTTCAGATAGTCAATATCAATCAGCCATCTATGATGTGGTCGTATTGCCTGAGTTCCAGAATCAAGGCGTGGGTAAATCAATTATGGAAGCGCTTCTATCGAAATTGCCGAAAGGTGGCCCTGTGCTGATCTACGTTGCACCTGGGAAACAGGATTTTTACCGTAAATTCGGCTTTGGCAATTTAAAAACCGGGATGGGATTATTCCCAAATCCTGTGATGTCGAGAGAAAATGGGTATCTCGAATAA
- a CDS encoding tetratricopeptide repeat protein: MNSELSKTDVLNLLHIWRKWLNGPDPAQNKPPEFKKWDEIGPKGISVGIGMLLHLYLWMLAKLGMVLRIQSLTIWASKARIKYDHLWFEPISCGYTNAFVDMGLGYLESGKVEKAIDCLSKAWRVYPCPHNTSFGLRLKLYKKLRDFPEAQRAVAEYKEMWEKFKMA, from the coding sequence ATGAATTCTGAACTATCAAAAACGGACGTACTAAATCTTCTGCATATTTGGCGCAAGTGGTTAAATGGCCCCGATCCAGCTCAAAATAAGCCGCCTGAATTCAAAAAATGGGATGAAATCGGGCCAAAAGGAATTTCGGTTGGTATAGGGATGCTCCTTCATTTATATCTCTGGATGTTAGCGAAGCTTGGAATGGTACTAAGAATCCAATCACTGACGATATGGGCATCTAAAGCAAGAATAAAATATGACCATTTATGGTTTGAACCAATTTCTTGTGGATATACTAACGCATTCGTAGACATGGGATTGGGCTATTTAGAATCTGGGAAGGTTGAAAAGGCCATAGATTGCTTATCAAAAGCTTGGCGAGTGTATCCATGTCCTCATAATACATCATTTGGTTTGCGGTTGAAGCTGTATAAGAAATTAAGAGATTTTCCAGAAGCGCAACGAGCCGTAGCAGAATATAAAGAAATGTGGGAAAAATTTAAAATGGCGTGA
- a CDS encoding cell division protein FtsQ: MKFSETTTVALIALSGVLVSAFVSYIVSSNQADLTVNNLKVELESRFNQKLYEKRLEAYPSLYKVLSDLGKDLRAIDLPYSKLKNRLNEIDKWDSSNAILLSHSGIVNILELRNILDENTNWNPKYEPDAQVNKDLRQSIFDATLKLEEQLKEEIGIYDAEGYHNPPLSTMYPHSWKYIEGEKGKAHNN; this comes from the coding sequence ATGAAATTTTCTGAAACGACAACAGTTGCATTGATAGCCCTCTCAGGCGTGCTTGTATCGGCGTTCGTCTCGTATATTGTCAGTTCAAACCAAGCAGATTTAACAGTTAACAACCTCAAAGTGGAACTTGAAAGCAGGTTTAACCAAAAGCTCTATGAAAAAAGGCTTGAGGCATATCCGTCACTGTATAAGGTATTGAGTGACTTGGGAAAAGATTTAAGGGCAATAGACTTACCATACTCTAAGCTGAAAAACAGACTCAATGAGATAGATAAATGGGATAGTAGCAACGCTATTCTTTTGAGCCATTCAGGGATCGTAAACATTTTGGAACTAAGAAATATCTTAGACGAAAATACAAATTGGAATCCAAAATACGAACCAGATGCACAAGTAAACAAGGATTTACGGCAAAGCATTTTCGATGCAACGTTGAAGTTAGAAGAGCAACTGAAAGAAGAAATTGGGATTTATGATGCAGAGGGTTATCACAATCCCCCTCTGTCAACTATGTACCCACATAGCTGGAAATACATCGAAGGTGAAAAAGGCAAAGCGCATAACAATTAG
- a CDS encoding DUF4405 domain-containing protein produces MKMKKNSLKYIIDAILFIDICSIALIGLLLGFVIPEGKKHQAAKYFLGLHRHEWGDIHLFLSAILLILLFLHLWLNWTWIVQSTKRYFGNNWKNALWCISGAWIFILIVAWIIART; encoded by the coding sequence ATGAAAATGAAAAAGAATTCTTTAAAATATATTATCGATGCCATTCTTTTCATTGATATTTGTTCGATTGCTTTGATCGGATTGTTGTTGGGATTTGTCATACCGGAAGGAAAAAAACATCAGGCTGCAAAATATTTTCTGGGTCTCCACAGACATGAATGGGGGGATATTCATCTTTTTCTCTCTGCTATCTTATTGATACTTTTATTTTTACATCTTTGGCTGAATTGGACATGGATTGTTCAATCGACAAAACGCTATTTCGGAAATAACTGGAAAAATGCCTTATGGTGTATTTCCGGAGCATGGATATTTATTTTGATCGTTGCATGGATTATCGCAAGGACATGA
- a CDS encoding VOC family protein, with protein sequence MKPAKNTVCLWYDGDVEDAARLYSKIFPDSSVGAVHRAPGDFPSGKKGDVLTVEFAVMGNLLIGGLGNVH encoded by the coding sequence ATGAAACCAGCAAAGAACACGGTTTGTCTCTGGTACGATGGCGACGTCGAGGACGCGGCGCGGTTATACTCCAAAATCTTTCCCGATTCGTCCGTTGGTGCAGTGCATCGCGCACCGGGAGACTTTCCGTCTGGGAAAAAAGGGGACGTGTTGACCGTCGAGTTTGCCGTGATGGGAAACCTTCTGATAGGGGGACTGGGGAACGTACATTAA
- a CDS encoding flavin reductase family protein, with the protein MRELRLSKAFTLIESGPVVLVTTHDGQKDNIMTISWTIVIDFTPVFAITTGEWNYSFAALRKNRECVIAIPTVDMLDRVVGIGTCSGKDTDKFAKFKLTPLQGKVVRSPLIKECLANIECKVIDIVKKHNIVVLEAVAAYIDNKRKEKRMIHAVGDGTFIVDGRRIDRKKMMTSKLPSGI; encoded by the coding sequence ATGCGTGAGTTGAGACTGAGCAAGGCCTTTACCCTGATCGAATCAGGGCCTGTTGTTCTTGTGACGACCCATGATGGGCAGAAAGACAACATCATGACTATCTCATGGACCATAGTGATAGATTTCACCCCGGTGTTTGCCATCACCACGGGTGAATGGAATTATTCTTTCGCGGCCTTGCGAAAAAACAGGGAGTGCGTCATTGCCATTCCGACAGTTGACATGCTGGATAGGGTGGTCGGTATAGGGACGTGCTCCGGGAAAGACACAGACAAGTTTGCCAAGTTCAAGCTGACACCTTTGCAGGGCAAGGTCGTCAGGTCGCCCTTGATCAAGGAGTGCCTCGCCAACATAGAGTGCAAGGTCATCGACATCGTTAAAAAGCACAACATTGTCGTGTTGGAGGCAGTTGCCGCATACATCGACAACAAGCGCAAGGAGAAGCGCATGATTCACGCTGTTGGCGACGGAACGTTCATTGTTGACGGGCGTAGGATTGATCGGAAGAAGATGATGACCTCCAAGCTCCCATCCGGCATTTAA
- a CDS encoding enoyl-CoA hydratase/isomerase family protein, with translation MNYESIIVEVGDDFVAQITLNRPDHMNTFTTTLANELKDALLMLDKDKNVRVVLIKGAGRAFCAGIDIGDFFGKTPSEYKQWIECMEAPLVFISKMNKPVIAQVHGVAAANGAGLVAAADLAIAGEKTKFGLTAINVGLNCVGPVIPVSKSVGRKKALELLFYGDLIKAETALDLGLINRTVSDAELDKEARNWAAILAQKSPVALQLAKKAFYSAADLDYYKSFEYMNEAFARLCTTEDAKEGINAFLEKRKAVWKEK, from the coding sequence ATGAATTATGAATCCATTATCGTCGAGGTGGGTGATGATTTCGTTGCCCAGATTACGCTGAATCGTCCTGACCATATGAATACCTTTACAACAACACTGGCCAATGAATTGAAAGATGCCTTGTTGATGCTCGATAAGGATAAAAATGTCAGAGTCGTTCTGATTAAAGGCGCGGGCAGGGCTTTTTGCGCGGGAATTGATATCGGCGACTTTTTTGGTAAAACCCCTTCCGAATACAAGCAGTGGATAGAATGTATGGAGGCACCTCTCGTTTTTATAAGCAAGATGAACAAACCTGTGATCGCTCAGGTGCACGGTGTTGCAGCGGCAAACGGCGCCGGTTTGGTCGCTGCTGCCGATCTTGCCATAGCAGGAGAGAAAACCAAGTTCGGGCTGACCGCAATTAATGTGGGGCTTAACTGTGTCGGGCCTGTGATTCCCGTGAGCAAATCCGTGGGCAGAAAAAAAGCACTTGAACTGTTGTTTTACGGTGATCTCATAAAAGCTGAGACGGCCCTTGATTTGGGTCTGATCAATAGAACTGTATCTGATGCTGAACTGGATAAAGAGGCCCGAAACTGGGCTGCAATTTTAGCACAAAAAAGCCCTGTGGCGTTGCAACTTGCCAAAAAGGCTTTTTATTCGGCAGCAGATCTGGATTATTATAAATCCTTTGAATATATGAACGAGGCGTTTGCGCGGTTGTGTACGACAGAAGACGCCAAAGAGGGCATTAACGCATTTTTGGAAAAGCGAAAAGCGGTCTGGAAAGAAAAATAA
- a CDS encoding DUF362 domain-containing protein — MPWIKEELCVGCETCVDECPAGAILMENDIAVIDDEACIRCAHCHEICPEEAVRHDGERIPEEVQANMAWANKLIHHDYYAGDKVKQRQLIERLQRYFAKNIKVTEKTIEQLVSLKNSEYAE; from the coding sequence ATGCCATGGATAAAAGAAGAGTTATGCGTAGGATGCGAAACGTGCGTGGATGAATGCCCGGCCGGGGCGATTCTCATGGAAAATGACATTGCCGTTATTGATGATGAGGCGTGCATACGATGTGCCCACTGTCATGAGATATGCCCGGAGGAGGCCGTTCGGCATGACGGTGAACGCATCCCTGAAGAGGTGCAGGCCAATATGGCCTGGGCCAACAAGCTGATACATCACGACTATTACGCCGGTGACAAGGTCAAGCAAAGACAACTGATCGAACGTCTGCAGCGTTATTTTGCCAAAAATATCAAGGTGACCGAAAAGACCATTGAGCAGCTGGTGTCTCTGAAAAATTCCGA